The following proteins are encoded in a genomic region of Necator americanus strain Aroian chromosome II, whole genome shotgun sequence:
- a CDS encoding hypothetical protein (NECATOR_CHRII.G8713.T2) produces the protein MDVLKEDLRDALQLLEYTPLFEQAEGFYLQTIDEAEKLDLQLSKDSDVLRSMLEENPRRVVYRMEKLKKQYEERCDKSSAAGTMSNKLAVLRSRVPQPAADGAATEELEAGDQDEEDMAVVGVVRSHKDPLGGGLIKDPVKSKHCGHVYDRATLQQYISDNRARHNACYQCPYSLCPSKKNMDMKDMVDCPEFLLS, from the exons ATGGATGTTCTCAAGGAAGACTTGCGTGACGCTTTGCAACTGTTAGAATACACGCCTTTATTTGAACAAGCTGAAGGATTCTACCTGCAGACAATCGATGAAGCCGAGAAGTTGGATCTCCAG CTCAGCAAGGATAGTGATGTCTTGAGAAGCATGCTCGAAGAAAATCCACGTCGAGTCGTATATCGCATGGAAAAGCTGAAAAAGCAGTATGAAGAACG ATGTGACAAATCAAGCGCAGCGGGAACAATGTCTAATAAACTCGCTGTCTTACGCTCTCGAGTTCCGCAACCTGCAG CTGATGGAGCAGCAACAGAGGAATTGGAAGCGGGCGATCAAGATGAAGAAGATATGGCTGTGGTTGGAGTTGTACGAAGTCACAAAGACCCTCTTGGTGGTGGACTAATCAAAGATCCAGTAAAAAGCAAG CACTGTGGTCATGTGTACGATCGGGCGACTCTACAACAGTATATCTCGGACAATCGAGCCCGCCATAATGCCTGCTACCAGTGTCCGTATAGTTTGTGTCCTAGTAAGAAGAATATGGATATGAAAGACATGGTGGATTGTCCGGAGTTCCTTTTGTCGTAA
- a CDS encoding hypothetical protein (NECATOR_CHRII.G8713.T1), with amino-acid sequence MTFPIPLLDVVVVPFGFRRAVISASQMEPLVAAVRSGIIGSKRPEARCSCRRLINVNMDVLKEDLRDALQLLEYTPLFEQAEGFYLQTIDEAEKLDLQLSKDSDVLRSMLEENPRRVVYRMEKLKKQYEERCDKSSAAGTMSNKLAVLRSRVPQPAADGAATEELEAGDQDEEDMAVVGVVRSHKDPLGGGLIKDPVKSKHCGHVYDRATLQQYISDNRARHNACYQCPYSLCPSKKNMDMKDMVDCPEFLLS; translated from the exons atgaccttcccaatcccccttctcgatgttgttgttgtgccATTTGGGTTCCGAAGAGCAGTCATTTCTGCTTCACAAATGGAACCACTtgtcgctgcagttcgcagcGGCataattgggtcaaaacgacctgaagcgcgatgcagttgc CGTAGACTCATCAATGTTAACATGGATGTTCTCAAGGAAGACTTGCGTGACGCTTTGCAACTGTTAGAATACACGCCTTTATTTGAACAAGCTGAAGGATTCTACCTGCAGACAATCGATGAAGCCGAGAAGTTGGATCTCCAG CTCAGCAAGGATAGTGATGTCTTGAGAAGCATGCTCGAAGAAAATCCACGTCGAGTCGTATATCGCATGGAAAAGCTGAAAAAGCAGTATGAAGAACG ATGTGACAAATCAAGCGCAGCGGGAACAATGTCTAATAAACTCGCTGTCTTACGCTCTCGAGTTCCGCAACCTGCAG CTGATGGAGCAGCAACAGAGGAATTGGAAGCGGGCGATCAAGATGAAGAAGATATGGCTGTGGTTGGAGTTGTACGAAGTCACAAAGACCCTCTTGGTGGTGGACTAATCAAAGATCCAGTAAAAAGCAAG CACTGTGGTCATGTGTACGATCGGGCGACTCTACAACAGTATATCTCGGACAATCGAGCCCGCCATAATGCCTGCTACCAGTGTCCGTATAGTTTGTGTCCTAGTAAGAAGAATATGGATATGAAAGACATGGTGGATTGTCCGGAGTTCCTTTTGTCGTAA